CGGATGCTGAAGGTGTTCCACGATGGAGACATCATCAGTGACTTCAAGACCATCCCTGTTTTGCGGTTACAAATTGCAAACAAAGGTCTATCAGTATCTGATTTATAGATACTCTTTTAGTGATTGCCAGCACTCACTAGCAATTCTTATAGAAAGACATCATGCATGCCAAATGCAATATTGATCTTGTACAGCGTCGACCCTGGTTCTATGACTATTCCGAACTAGGTTATTTCAAATACGCAAAACTAGGTAATATGACACAGATCAAGTGAAGAACTTGTGAGCCAAAATGGATATTTAAGttctttgttaaatatcttaTAAGAAAACACATGTTCGGAAGAGTTAAAGATATGTGAAAAAATTGTTGTTACTTTAATGCACTAAACACAGAAGAACATCAAATTCTAGTTACAAGAGCAGGCATGAAAACACTTGTCTATTCCTCATTTTTTCATTTTATCAACCAGTTAATATAAGTCCATCGGTACTACGATACTGGTACCTGTTCACAACCTCAAAGCCGCTTCTGAGCAATTCAGGCTTGATAACCTACAAAAGCAACAAAGATCTTCAGGAACAATCCAACTCGTATGTTAATATTTTTAACATTAACCAAGCTACCTGCGGAGTTTGCATTTCccagagggtttttctatcaagTGTTTTCACCACAAAGGAATCCTTGTTTGCCTGAAAATCATTTCATAAGGACCACAAAAACACTTATTCTGAAATAAGACTAGTTTCATGCCATGCACTCACCAACATTacaaaacaaatgaaaaagaaaacattTTTTCGGCAGCATATCATGCGATCATAGTTTCTGATACAGTCACAGGTTGAGAGAAAAGTAAAATACATAAACAATGAAATATGACAAGACAGCAGGGCCTGCAATCTCTACCTATTGCATCAGCACCACAAAACTTCAAGTCTTCACAGTTCTACATTGACAAATGTCTGCTGATTCAAAGGAGAATCTGGTGGCATATACCACTATACTTTTTATGAATGTATCGCTCGATTTTGGCAATATATGTCTACATTGCCATATGTTTGTAATATTATTAACACATAATTATCAATGTATTATACCCTTATTTACAAGCATCAAAAGGTATTGAAGCCTCAAACCAATATAAAAATTTCTGTACTCAGAAGGAACTTGAACAATCTTTCCTATAATCTTCTATTGAGTACAAGCTTTATGGTACCTCTTTTATGGTAGCTTTTACAGGAACTCCAAGAACAGCTGCACCTACCACCCAAGCATCTTGTACAACCTAGCAATTAGCAAAATACATCTTTAACTACGGCATTAGGCATAGACTTCTGTGGAAGAAAAAGCTGCAAGAGAATATTCAGTCAAAGACATCACAGTTTTAGCAAGTTACGTTGATGATGGCAAATAAGACCCAAAACATAAACTCCAGATGGTAATTTAAACTGGAATACTCCATGGCTTAACCAAACAGAATGAATCACAAAAATTTAAGATGCTCATTTAACCATGTAAATATTGAAGAAAAATCGTGTTACAGCATTACCCTCCAAATATGTCCTCTGTATGACTTGTGAAGTAGTAGAAGCTATAATTATGGCTTTTAGTTTGCAAATTCActaaatagaagaaaatttttctGCAGATAAGATTCCAAATACATACTTACATACCCTTTGGATTCCAAATACTCATTTCCTATTAGCCTTTGAGTTAAAGAGAAAGGTCATGACTCATGTCAATCAATGAAATTTTGGGAAATATGGCAGGCCTCTCTCATTATCAATTACCCAGAACTCTTATTCCACACTATAATCCTGTTTGTCAACACCGTAGATCAATGGTATCACAAGAAATGTACATCATGAAATAATATTCCACGTGGTCATGAGATCCAAGACAATTTCAATGAAACCTGGCTAAAATATTATATGGTTATAGTACTCATTCGAAGCGAGAAACCCTTTATTCGCACCATTCGTGTGTCCTGTTTCTTTTTCTAGGGATACCCTCTATTCCCTATTAGAAGTCCTTCATCCATGACAACGAACATGTCTTCAAACACTGCTAGCAACAGCTTTGACTTCTTATCGACCGCTGCCCCTGATCACTATCTGGGAGGAAGGGAGATTACATGAATGGAAGAAGCACGGAACAGTGGATTTCTGTACCACTTTTCAAACTGTAATAGTAACAGAAAAGGGTACTAGGATATTAAATTGGTTAGCAAGGCATACAAACAAAACATATAATGACTAACGTATCTTAGCATCCCAGATTGTACAGAAAAGATATGAAAACCTTCTTGATATCTCCAGATGAAACAAGTGGCCTAGCTGAATCATGTATGCAGACAAGTTCTGAACTTCCGTCAATTTCCTGTAAATTGCCAGAATCACTCTATAAATGAATATAAAACATAACACCTACAAAAACAAGCTGTTGATCATAGCAGATGGCTGACTATGTTTTAACTTTTAAAGTAATTATTTGACAAAGAATAATTAAACAAAGTGCAGCTTTCCAATTTAATGAAATTATAGTTATGAAGGAGAATGGCAGGACATGAAGAATCACTTTCTGATCTGAATGTTATAGTGGCTGGTAAAAAAGAACTGCAGTAAGatgataagagaagaaaaaaatagtCTCTGATCTAAAAGGAGATGCTGTTATTTCAAATCTAAAAGGAGGCCTTCATTGGAAGTATAAAGATGAGATACGTAGCTACACACTGTATTTTAGCAGTCTAAAAGGAGACCTTCATTGGAAGTATAAAGATGAGATACATAGCTAAACACTGTATTTTAGCAGTATAATGACAGTAAAGAGATAGAAACTGCTTTCTGTGCTTCTAAAACCAAAAGACAGAACTAAGTCGGTGTATACCTGAAAACCACTGAAAACAGAATCTTGTCTCTCCTTCCCTGGAAGTGCAAACTTAAGATCTATGTTTAATTTTTCGCTAGCATCTGAAATAAAGAATAGCATTAATTTCCATTGCTCCCCAAAATGGGCATCAGAGTAGCTTATATCAAACTCAAAAGGTTTCAAAGTTTAAGAAGGGTGCCACGAGACTTTCAAACCTTCAAATACATCTTTGTATGATGGATCACACACTACAACTATTTCCTTAACTTCGGTCATCTGGGAGAAAGTATAGAAACTGAGAAAGAAAAAAGGCCACAGCTTGCTCATGTACCAGTAGGTAAGTGTAGAATTTGTATAAAAAACTACAAAGAAATTTCAAATGTAATGAACATAGTGTGGAACCTGTACAGTGCAATTGGTTGCCCTAAGAGGGGAAGGTATTGCTTTGGCATGCTTGCCTGTGGAATAAACAGAAAAGGGAAAAGATATCTATGTGACAAGCAAATCAAAGAATATAAATTACTTGGGATTCTATTCAAAGCATCACTTTaattacaacaacaataacaacatggAATCTAGAACTTTATGATCAGCACCTAATCACGAAGCCTACTGACAGGGCCGATGACAGATTTCCTGATTAAGGCTGCTTGGAAAGTTTAGAAAATGTGTGAAATGCAATATGATGGTGAAATCACCTCTGGCacatgaataaaaataaatttaattgaatGATCCGATTGATCCTGTTATTTCTGGAATTCTTTTCTTCACCATGAATATGTTGCTGGAACCATCTAGATCATTTTATTAATGTGCAACATTCTATTTATTGCATTAAAAAATTCACTCGCATTATATACTTGTCAATATTGATGAGGCTTACACCAGTCTATCAGTCAATGACATGATCAGGTACACAAAATTGACAAGTCTATTTCATGACCAAGATCAGAATAGCAGCAGTATATAGTTCATAGAAAGTTGAATACAATGGTAATACATAAGTAGATGGCTAGTTTTCAGATAAATCATAAATTTATAACCGACTACTGATATCTGGGCATCCTTTTTGATGTTAATAAAGttgagagtaaaaaaaaaaaggtgaaaagaAGGAAAATTTACTCCCATCCTCTTCCCCTGTCCTCCTGCCAAAAGAACCACTGAGACGCTCCTCTCTTTCA
This DNA window, taken from Musa acuminata AAA Group cultivar baxijiao chromosome BXJ3-7, Cavendish_Baxijiao_AAA, whole genome shotgun sequence, encodes the following:
- the LOC103992656 gene encoding 2-C-methyl-D-erythritol 4-phosphate cytidylyltransferase, chloroplastic translates to MALRFDIPLCRRLASLPSSPKPNPPPPFPAISMPPRSTRRRVAGVEAGFNKDLNRSRINCIAEGDGRSQNEAVKERSVSVVLLAGGQGKRMGASMPKQYLPLLGQPIALYSFYTFSQMTEVKEIVVVCDPSYKDVFEDASEKLNIDLKFALPGKERQDSVFSGFQEIDGSSELVCIHDSARPLVSSGDIKKVVQDAWVVGAAVLGVPVKATIKEANKDSFVVKTLDRKTLWEMQTPQVIKPELLRSGFEVVNRDGLEVTDDVSIVEHLQHPVFITEGSYTNIKVTTPDDLLLAERILNMEIAVAS